The genomic stretch GCATTGCCCTCGGTTTCTTCTCTATATCCCCAGCCGTCCAAAATGATCAGAACCAGTGGAGAAACAGACCCCGTTTGCATAAAAGACAGTTCCTTGTTAAGTACACGTTCACTCCTTACTTGGCAATAATACCATTAGAGCAAATTTACGGATTATCTTAACAATACTTGGCAATTAGCGCGATCGCAATGTATCGCAGAAAACTTTTAACAAAACCGAAGATATAGCAGTCCTAAATCATTTGTAGATTTTGGGGTTTGTGGAAGCGCACCCCAGCGGGGTGCGCTTCCACAAACCATTTAGGATAGCTATATATGGCAGTGTGCCAGCTATAGCCAAAACCCAGAAGAGAGAGTGGGGCACTAAGCGCCCCCACTCTCTTCATGATGGAGCAAAGCCTTGTATGGCGATCGTCTAGATGAAATGTATGATAGATAAGCTGTAATGCTTTGACTTGAATTAGTTAACTTGAGTGAGTTGACTGGACTTAGGTTATTGGGCAGAACATCTTCAGAAATTCTCTCAGGTTTACAAAATTTCCCCACGAATGGCGCTAATAGTTCAGAAATATGGTGGCTCCTCCGTAGCCGATGCCGATCGCATTAAAGCAGTGCGCGATCGTATTAAGCAGACAGTTGATGCTGGTAATCAAGTCGTCGTTGTTGTTTCCGCAATGGGCAAAACCACCGATGGTTTAGTTGCCCTTGCGGAGTCCGTATCCACAACCCATGCCCAGACCCTTGAAGAAATTGCCGCTAAAGAGCGTGAGACAGATCTGCTTTTGGCTACGGGAGAACAGGTGACGATCGCGTTGCTAAGTATGGCGTTACAGGCAGTGGGACAACCTGCGATCGCAATGAATGGCTCACAGGTGCGTGTCGTTACGGAGCCAAATCATACTCGTGCCAGAATTTTATATGTAGAGCCAGAGCAAATTAAAGCAGCATTAGCACTGGGTAAAGTGGTCATCGTTGCAGGTTTCCAAGGTGTTGCTATTGATGATGCAACGGGCTTACCAAGTACAGAAATTACAACCCTAGGTCGCGGTGGCTCTGACACCTCGGCTGTGGCAATCGCGGCGGCGATTGAGGCGGATGTTTGCGAAATTTATACCGATGTCCCCGGGATTCTCACCACTGATCCCCGCATTGTGCCGAAGGCGCAGATGCTTGATGAAATTACCTGTGATGAAATGCTAGAGCTAGCCAGCTTAGGTGCTAAGGTCTTGCATCCGCGATCTGTGGAAATTGCGCGAAATTTCGGTGTAAAAATGTGCGTGCGATCGAGTTGGCTCGATGACGCTGGTACTGTAATCACTTCACCCCGCATAGGTACTGGCAATCTCAAAACCCTAGAAGTAAATCGTTTCGTGGAAAATGTTGCCATTGACTACGATCAAGTCAAAATTGCCCTACTACAAATTCCTGATCGCCCGGGGATTGCCGCACAATTATTTAAACCACTTGCTGAGCAGGGTATAAATGTCGATTTGATCATCCAAGCGGTGCAAGAGACTGAAGGCGTAAATGACATTGCCTTTACGATCCCCCAAGATCAGTTACAGCTAGCTGAGTTAGTAACCCGTAGTCTAGAGATTGGAGCAAGTTCTGTCACCATTGATTCTAATGTTGCCAAAATCAGCATAATTGGTGTGGGTATGATCGGTCGTCCGGGGGTAGCAGCGAAGATGTTCTCTGCCCTTGCCGAAGCGGGGATCAATATCCAGATGATCTCGACATCAGAAATAAAAATCAGTTGTGTAATTGCGGCAACCGATGGTGAAGCTGCTATCGCTGCTCTCCAAAAAGCCTTTGATGTGCCTGTACAGACAGGAACATCCCAAGAAAAGAACATCGGTAATGCCAATAATCCACCAGTGCGAGGCGTTGCCCTCGATCGCAATCGCGCCAGAATCGCTGTCCAAAAAGTACCCGATCGTCCGGGGATGGCGGCGCAGATCCTTGAGCAATTAGCTGAACAAAATATTAGTTTGGATATGATCGTGCAGTCCCAGTCCGATCGCGATGTAAACGAAATTGCCTTTACGGTAGCAATTACAGATCTGGCTAAAGCAGAAACTGCACTGAAGCAGGTCGCGACCGATCTCGGTTAT from Pseudanabaena sp. Chao 1811 encodes the following:
- a CDS encoding aspartate kinase; its protein translation is MALIVQKYGGSSVADADRIKAVRDRIKQTVDAGNQVVVVVSAMGKTTDGLVALAESVSTTHAQTLEEIAAKERETDLLLATGEQVTIALLSMALQAVGQPAIAMNGSQVRVVTEPNHTRARILYVEPEQIKAALALGKVVIVAGFQGVAIDDATGLPSTEITTLGRGGSDTSAVAIAAAIEADVCEIYTDVPGILTTDPRIVPKAQMLDEITCDEMLELASLGAKVLHPRSVEIARNFGVKMCVRSSWLDDAGTVITSPRIGTGNLKTLEVNRFVENVAIDYDQVKIALLQIPDRPGIAAQLFKPLAEQGINVDLIIQAVQETEGVNDIAFTIPQDQLQLAELVTRSLEIGASSVTIDSNVAKISIIGVGMIGRPGVAAKMFSALAEAGINIQMISTSEIKISCVIAATDGEAAIAALQKAFDVPVQTGTSQEKNIGNANNPPVRGVALDRNRARIAVQKVPDRPGMAAQILEQLAEQNISLDMIVQSQSDRDVNEIAFTVAITDLAKAETALKQVATDLGYGEVSCDDDISKVSIVGSGMINQSGIAARMFGALADAGINIEMIATSEIKVSCVVRDNQAEQALKLIHQEFNLSGDRAIEVPSVLKK